One Rossellomorea aquimaris DNA window includes the following coding sequences:
- a CDS encoding MFS transporter translates to MNNCNDKKISNWCVVSMASIPLVMTLGNSMLIPVLPIFEKEVGITSFQTSMIITSYSIASIFLIPVAGYLSDRFGRKVVILPSLLIALLGGLVAGFASWKMDDPFTWIIIGRVLQGIGAAGAAPIILPLVGDLYKDDDKKTSSCLGLIETSNTFGKVLSPILGAMFAAYLWYLPFFSISVFSLISIVLVIFFIKVPKKKEKPVALKTFIKNTKKIFKQEGKWIFTVFLVGIYIMLVLFAVLFFLSDSLEKTHGLYGVKKGFVLAIPLLTLCIASFITGRKIKGELKVMKVIMTVSLILISVSVSLIGFVDERLILLLSVSSFMGLSIGALLPTMDALITENIEKEERGTISSFYSSSRFIGVAAGPPLMALVMNSLLNESFIGAGILGIGMFLSVLFFIQSEKSPTSNTNQGGTT, encoded by the coding sequence ATGAACAATTGCAACGACAAGAAGATCAGTAATTGGTGCGTGGTAAGTATGGCCTCGATTCCTTTGGTGATGACCTTGGGGAATTCCATGCTGATCCCTGTATTGCCCATTTTTGAAAAAGAGGTGGGGATCACTTCTTTTCAAACGAGTATGATTATTACAAGTTACTCCATTGCTTCGATCTTTCTGATTCCGGTGGCTGGATATCTGTCGGATCGCTTCGGAAGGAAGGTGGTCATCCTCCCCAGTTTACTCATTGCGTTATTGGGGGGATTGGTTGCTGGGTTCGCTTCATGGAAAATGGATGATCCCTTTACTTGGATTATCATCGGCCGTGTTCTGCAGGGGATTGGGGCAGCTGGTGCGGCTCCGATTATTTTACCGCTGGTGGGTGATCTGTATAAAGATGATGATAAGAAAACGAGTTCCTGTCTGGGATTGATTGAAACCTCCAACACATTCGGCAAAGTGTTAAGTCCCATATTGGGGGCGATGTTTGCCGCTTATTTATGGTATCTTCCTTTTTTCTCTATTTCTGTTTTTAGTCTTATTTCAATTGTACTCGTCATCTTCTTCATTAAAGTTCCTAAGAAGAAAGAGAAGCCTGTCGCACTGAAAACATTCATCAAGAATACAAAGAAGATTTTTAAACAGGAAGGGAAATGGATCTTTACTGTTTTTCTCGTAGGGATCTATATCATGCTGGTCTTGTTTGCCGTCTTGTTTTTCCTATCTGATTCCCTGGAGAAAACACATGGACTGTATGGGGTGAAAAAAGGGTTTGTATTGGCCATTCCTTTACTGACTCTATGCATCGCTTCTTTTATTACAGGTAGAAAGATCAAAGGTGAGCTAAAGGTCATGAAGGTAATCATGACGGTGAGCTTGATTCTGATCAGTGTCAGTGTGTCATTGATAGGATTTGTCGACGAGCGATTGATTCTTCTTTTGTCTGTCTCAAGCTTCATGGGTCTCTCGATTGGTGCGTTGCTGCCTACAATGGATGCTCTGATTACCGAAAACATCGAGAAAGAGGAGCGGGGGACGATCTCTTCTTTCTACAGCTCATCCCGGTTCATCGGGGTGGCTGCCGGTCCCCCTCTGATGGCCTTGGTGATGAATTCTCTATTGAATGAGAGTTTTATCGGCGCAGGTATCTTAGGAATCGGGATGTTTCTGAGTGTGCTGTTTTTTATTCAATCTGAAAAATCCCCCACATCTAATACAAATCAAGGAGGGACAACATGA
- a CDS encoding DUF421 domain-containing protein, whose translation MDLDWIWKAVLIVLAGTLLLRVAGRKSISQMTLAQTVIMIGIGSLLIQPVAGKNIWTTIGVGLTLVLTLMVMEYLQVKSDRVEQFITGKSKLLMENGVINEKNFKKLRMTVDQLEMKLRQQGVSKLSDVKWATLEPNGQVGVELMPQAKPVTMKDFEKLQAQVQRLINMLNVPPSTTRPVSQEVGGEDIFKEIKQNSSVNPPPKHLQ comes from the coding sequence ATGGATTTAGATTGGATTTGGAAAGCCGTGCTTATCGTACTGGCAGGAACCTTATTATTAAGGGTTGCTGGGAGAAAGTCAATTTCTCAGATGACATTGGCCCAGACGGTCATTATGATCGGAATCGGATCATTACTCATTCAACCGGTAGCCGGCAAGAATATCTGGACCACGATCGGTGTCGGGTTGACTCTTGTCCTTACCCTCATGGTAATGGAATATCTGCAGGTGAAATCCGATCGTGTCGAACAGTTTATCACCGGGAAATCCAAACTTCTTATGGAAAATGGCGTCATCAACGAAAAGAACTTTAAAAAGTTACGAATGACTGTCGATCAACTTGAAATGAAACTAAGACAGCAGGGAGTCAGTAAGCTTTCGGATGTGAAATGGGCGACACTTGAGCCGAATGGACAAGTCGGAGTGGAATTGATGCCGCAGGCAAAGCCGGTGACGATGAAAGATTTTGAAAAACTTCAGGCACAAGTACAGAGACTAATTAATATGCTCAATGTCCCACCTTCCACGACGAGGCCAGTCAGTCAGGAAGTGGGAGGGGAAGATATATTTAAAGAGATCAAACAGAACTCTTCTGTCAACCCTCCCCCAAAACATCTTCAGTAG
- a CDS encoding ZinT/AdcA family metal-binding protein: MRKKWVALFSLLFVLSLAGCGEGNENNSAEQAASSTEPVKIFTTVYPLQFFAERIAGEEAEVESLLPPGSDSHTYEPTSKDVMAIAEADAFIMNGAGLEAYAEKIAEAVDVEDVTVVEAAEGIELNEGAHDHDHEEDHDHGDHDPHVWLDPIRSIELAENIKNVLVEMKPEEEALFNENFETLKADLEALDQEFSTELEATSGNHFIVSHAAYGYWEEAYGVHQIAVSGLSPTQEPSQKELQTIVETAKEYGLKHVFFEQNITTKIAGVVRDEIGAETLRLHNLSVLTDEDIENDEDYFSLMRRNLTQLHTALEQAPNIEPEDHDHEHSHELDEEAQKIYDGYFEDDQVKDRELSDWEGDWQSVYPYLLDGTLDEVFAHKAEDGDKTAEEYKEYYTTGYKTGVERIMIDGDTFTFYEDGKKSSGHYTYDGYEILTYEKGNRGVRYIFKLADLQEGKMPNYIQFSDHSIAPTDSHHYHLYWGDDREALLEEVVNWPTYYPSDISGEEIAHEMMIH, from the coding sequence ATGAGGAAAAAATGGGTGGCTTTATTTAGTTTATTATTTGTTCTTTCTCTTGCTGGTTGCGGAGAAGGAAATGAGAATAACAGTGCGGAACAGGCAGCGTCTTCAACTGAACCGGTGAAAATTTTCACTACGGTATATCCCCTGCAGTTTTTTGCAGAACGGATTGCAGGTGAAGAAGCTGAAGTTGAATCACTTTTACCTCCCGGATCGGACTCACATACATATGAGCCCACTTCTAAAGATGTAATGGCAATTGCTGAAGCAGATGCATTTATTATGAATGGCGCGGGGCTTGAGGCGTATGCTGAAAAAATCGCTGAGGCTGTAGATGTTGAAGATGTGACAGTTGTTGAAGCGGCTGAAGGGATTGAGCTTAATGAAGGAGCTCATGACCACGATCATGAAGAGGATCATGACCACGGAGATCATGATCCTCACGTATGGCTCGATCCAATCCGTTCCATAGAATTAGCAGAGAACATTAAGAATGTATTAGTAGAAATGAAGCCTGAAGAAGAGGCACTATTTAATGAAAACTTTGAAACACTCAAGGCTGACCTTGAAGCTCTTGATCAGGAGTTTTCCACTGAACTCGAAGCAACGTCAGGCAATCACTTTATCGTCTCTCATGCCGCCTATGGCTATTGGGAAGAAGCTTACGGTGTACATCAGATTGCGGTTTCCGGATTGAGTCCGACACAGGAACCGTCTCAGAAAGAACTCCAAACAATTGTTGAGACAGCTAAAGAATATGGATTAAAGCATGTCTTTTTTGAACAGAACATCACGACGAAAATAGCTGGAGTCGTAAGGGATGAAATAGGTGCTGAAACACTCAGACTTCATAACCTGTCTGTACTGACAGATGAAGATATTGAAAATGATGAAGACTATTTTTCACTGATGAGACGTAACCTGACACAGTTGCATACAGCATTGGAACAAGCACCAAATATAGAACCGGAAGATCACGACCATGAACACAGCCATGAATTAGATGAAGAAGCACAGAAGATTTATGATGGTTACTTTGAAGATGATCAAGTGAAAGATCGTGAGTTATCTGACTGGGAAGGTGACTGGCAGTCCGTTTACCCTTATTTACTGGATGGTACCCTCGATGAAGTATTTGCTCACAAAGCAGAAGACGGAGATAAGACTGCCGAAGAGTATAAAGAGTACTATACAACAGGATACAAAACCGGCGTCGAGCGCATCATGATTGATGGGGATACGTTCACCTTCTATGAAGATGGGAAAAAATCGTCTGGACACTATACCTATGACGGGTACGAAATTCTAACCTATGAGAAGGGAAACCGTGGAGTGCGCTATATCTTCAAGCTTGCTGACCTACAGGAAGGAAAGATGCCAAACTACATCCAGTTTAGTGATCACAGCATTGCCCCAACCGATTCGCATCACTATCACTTGTATTGGGGAGATGATCGGGAAGCGTTGCTGGAGGAAGTCGTTAACTGGCCAACCTATTACCCTTCTGACATTAGCGGTGAGGAAATCGCTCATGAAATGATGATACATTGA
- a CDS encoding MBL fold metallo-hydrolase yields the protein MKPLDSDFSDTHLPFFSVKSGTGREVGKDLYYWTNQIVNVCFYGIPGSREWVLIDCGMPHSKQKIMEAAEERFGHRGKPQAIVLTHGHFDHVGSLEPLLEEWDVPVYAHELEIPYLNGERNYPKGDPTVDGGLVSELSPIYPHHGIDVANRLHVLPESGEVPFMQGWKWVHTPGHTPGHLSLYRELDGVLIVGDAFVTVKQESLYRVVLQTKEISGPPRYFTMDWKAAKESVATLSNLNPKVAVTGHGEAMSGKELEAALRKLVEQFDEIALPANRKRH from the coding sequence ATGAAACCATTAGACAGTGATTTTTCTGATACACATCTCCCTTTCTTTAGTGTGAAAAGTGGGACTGGGCGGGAAGTAGGTAAAGATCTTTATTATTGGACCAATCAGATTGTGAATGTCTGTTTCTACGGAATTCCGGGAAGCAGGGAGTGGGTGTTGATTGATTGTGGGATGCCTCACTCTAAGCAGAAGATCATGGAAGCGGCGGAAGAGCGGTTTGGCCATAGGGGTAAACCGCAAGCCATTGTGTTGACTCATGGCCATTTTGACCATGTCGGGTCCCTGGAGCCGCTCTTAGAGGAATGGGACGTTCCAGTTTACGCCCATGAACTGGAAATCCCTTATCTTAACGGAGAACGGAACTATCCGAAAGGGGACCCTACTGTGGATGGCGGTTTGGTAAGCGAGTTGTCCCCAATTTATCCCCATCATGGAATAGATGTGGCCAATCGTCTTCACGTTCTTCCGGAAAGTGGTGAAGTCCCCTTTATGCAAGGATGGAAATGGGTTCATACACCTGGTCATACGCCAGGGCACTTATCCCTTTATAGGGAGTTGGATGGTGTATTGATCGTTGGGGACGCCTTTGTGACAGTGAAGCAGGAATCCCTCTATCGGGTTGTCCTTCAAACGAAAGAAATCAGCGGTCCGCCGAGGTATTTCACGATGGATTGGAAAGCGGCCAAAGAATCGGTCGCAACATTATCCAATCTGAATCCGAAAGTAGCTGTCACCGGACATGGAGAGGCGATGTCGGGGAAGGAGCTGGAAGCTGCTTTAAGAAAATTGGTTGAACAATTTGATGAGATCGCTTTACCGGCTAATCGAAAACGGCATTAA